The sequence CAGCAGGGTGGCCTCGGGGATGTCCTCCAGGTAGCGCCAGCGGGCGTGGGCATCCACCACGTCCACGATCAGGGCACTGGGCGTGTCGGCCCGGCGCAGCACCGGGGCGACGTCGATCCCGTCACTGCGGGCCTGGCCGAGCAGCCGGTCGCCGACCTCGTCCTCGCCGACCACGCCCAGCAGCCCGGGCCGCGCGCCGAGCTGGGCGAGCCCGACGGCCTGGTTGGCCCCCTTGCCGCCGAGCAGTTCCCGCCGGCGGTGCACCGGGGTGGTACGGGACGGACCGGGCACCTCGTCCACCAGCAGGACGAGATCCCGGCACACCTGCCCCACCACCAGCGCGTCCAGTCCGGCCATGCCCGGCTGTTACCCGGGCCACCGCCGGTCACGCCCTCGCGCGCACCACAGCGAACATGAAGCAGCCGTACACCACGTTGCGGCTGTGCAGCCGGTCCACCGCCGGATCGGCGAGCAGCTCGGCGATGACCCGCTCCGGATCGCCGCCGTCGTGGAGCCGGCCGCCCACGATCCGGCCCCGGCGGTCGTACGCCCGCAACACCTGGGGCCGCCCCCGCCAGTCGGCGGGGTAGCCCGCCGGGCGGTTCGGCCCGGGGCAGTCGGCGTCGTGCGCGAAGACCGGCCCCACCTCCCGGTACGGGCCGGCCGGCAGCGGCGGGGCGTACCCGAAGAGCAGCAGCGGCTCGCCCGGCGTGGCGTCGCGCAGGCAGCAGCGCACCGGCTCGCCTCCCTCGGCGGTGAGCCGCTGCGGCGGTTGGCCGGACGCGTCGAGGCCGCCGCGCCGTACGCCGGCCAGCGTCTCGCCCGACATCGGCTGGATCAGGTACGCGAATCCCGTCGTCATCCGCCCAGCCTGGCGCGGTCCGGCTGTGGGTGCTGGCGGCGATCGGACCTCGCGTTGCGGCCGCCACCCGCCCCGCTCACACCCCCATCTCGGCCTCGTACGCGCGCCGGAACCGGAGCCGGGCGGCGGGCGCGAGGCAGACGTGCCAGGTCTGCCCCTCGTCGACCACGTTGACCTCGCCGGCCTCCTGCCGGGCCAGCAGCAGCTCGGCCAGAGCGTCGCGGGCGCCGAAGCGGTGGAACCAGGCCAGCTCCAGGTCGGCTGCCCAGCCGAGGCAGTGCCCGCTGGGCAGCATGGCGGCGTAGCCCAGGCTGCGCAGCCGGTACTGGTACTCGGCGCTGCGGGCCAGGCTGGTCACCCAGAGCGGCGGGGTGGCCGGTGGGGTGGCCGAGGCGAACTCCCGGCCGATGTCGTTGAGCAGGGCCACCACCTCGCGCCGGGCCCGGCGGAACCGCAGCCCGGCGGTGTGTGGGGTGGCGTCCGGCAGCATCCGCCGTCGTACCGCCCGCCACCCGCGGCCGGCGAGGGTGGTGGGCTGTTCCTGGTAGCGGAAGGCGAGCAGTCCGCGGCGGCGCAGCCATTCCAGGTCGACCAGGTCGACGTTGGTGTCGACCTGCTTGTCGGTGAGGAAGGCGGAGGTGTCCCGCCACCACATCAGGTCGATGCGGGAGAGCAGATAGATCCGGACCAGCGCGGTGAGGTCGTGGACCGAGTTGCGCGCGTTGGGTTGGTAGCGGGCCATCTCCAGCAGCAGCGTCTCCCGGGCGCCGACGAACCCCTGCGGGGTGGCGTCGAGGACCGCGGCGATGGCCGGCTCGCGTAGCCGCTGGTCCAGCAGCACCTGCCGGGCGGTGGTGGACGGGGCGTCCGCCAGGGCACCGACCTCGACCAGCAGCTCCGCCACGGCTGCCCGGTAGGCGGCGAGGTCCGGTGCGCCGGCGGCCGGACGACGGTCGGTGGCCGAGGGCAGCCGGCGGCCGGAAGCGGTGTACGCGATGGCCGGCCCGGGCTGCGGGCCGGGGCTTCGACTGGGCACTCGCATGGTCGGGTCCCCCTCCGGGCACGACATGGCGTGATCAGACCTATTCACACCGTAATCACCTAGGCAGGCGTTCCCCGAACAATTCTCCTATCTCCCCCGAATGACGACAATCCAGCTCATCGGAAGCGGTCTGCGCCGAACTGCTCGGTCAACTCCTGCACCCACCCGTACGAGGGCACGGTGGGCAGGTCGGTGTACCCCCCGGTCCGGACCGCGTCGGCGACCTCCAACGCCGCGCCGAGAGCGGCCCGGAACAGCAGCGAGCCGGTGCTGACCCGGGCCACCCCCTGCCGGCCCAGCTCGGCCAGGCCCGGCCCGCCAGGGCGGTGCAGCACGTTCAACGGCCGGCCGGCCTCGGCCGCGAGCAGCCCGACGGTGTCGTCCGGTGCCCCGGGTACGAACAGCCCGTCGGCCCCCGCCTCGCGGTACGCCCGAGCCCGCAGCAGAGCCTCGTCCAGCGGCTCGGGCACGCCGAGCCACCAGGTGTCGGTGCGGGCGTTGACGAAGAGCCCCGGCACGGCGGCCTTCACCGCCGCGATCTTGGTGGCGGCCAGCTCCGGCGGCGCCAGGCTGCCGTCCGACCGGCCGTCCTCCAGGTTCACCCCGACCACTCCGAGCGCGGCCAGCTCGGCGACGTAGTCGGCCACCGCCGCCGGGTCGTCGCTGAAGCCGCCCTCGACGTCGACCGTGAGCAGCACGGGCAGGTCCCGGAGCCGCCGGGCCAGGTCGAGGTTCTCCGCCCGGGTGGCCCCCGTCCCGTCCGGCTGTCCGACGGCGGCGGCGACGCCCAGGCTGGTGGTGCCGATCGCCGGGTGCCCGCGGGCGGCCAGCGCGGCGGCGGAGGCGTGGTCCCAGGCATTCGGCAGGAGCAACGGCTCGCCCGGCCGGTGCAGGGCATGGAAGGCGGCGGCGCGCTCGTTCATCTGGCGGTCACCTCGAGGCTCGTCGGGACGCGGAGGGTGGGGTGCGACGCGTAGCCGGCCGGGGCACCGGTGCCGCGGCAGCGGCGGCGCAGCACGTCGACCACCCCGGCCGCCAGGGCCAGGGCGTGCCGCTCGCCCGGGCAGCCCCGAGGCCCGGCGCCGAAGGTCAGCGATCCGCCCGGACGGCCGGGCCGGAAGCGGTCCGGGTCGGGGAACTCGGCCGGATCCCGGTTGGCCACGTCGAAGCGGAGCAGCAGCGGGGCGTCGGGGCCGATCTCCCGATCGCCGAGGCGCAGTGCCGTGGTGGTGACCCGCCGGGTGGCCCGCACCGGCGGGTCGAGGCGAAGCACCTCGGCCAGCAGGTCGCCGGTGGACGCCGCCGATGGCACGTCGAGCACGTGCCGGGCGGCCGCACCGATCAGCCCGGCCGTGGCGTCGCAGGCCTGGACCAGGAGCCCGATCCGGTTCGCGACGACCTCCGGCGGAGCCGGTGGGGACATCGCCAGCAGCGTGCCCACCGCCCGGTCGGCGCGCGCCACCGCCGCCGGGTCCGCGCCGGGGTGGTAGGCCGCGGCCACCGCCGCCACCGCCGGCCCGGCCGCCGCTGGGTCGGCCAGCCCCAGCCGCGCCGCCAGCACCGCCAGGGGTACCCGCCGCGCCAGCGCCGTCATCACGTCGACCCTGCCCCCGGCCCGGTCGAGTTCACGCTCGGTGCACTCGGCGGCGGCGGCCCGCAGCTCCAGCGGGTCGACGCGGGCCAACGCGGTGACTGCGATCGCTCGGCGGGCGGGATGCCGCTCGGGATCGCTGAACCGGCTGACCGCGCCGCGCAGCCAGGCGAGGGTGCCGGGTGGCCCGCCGGGCGCAGCGGGCACCACGCACCGCGGGTCGGTGAGCACCGCGTACACGTCGGCGTGCCGGGTGACCACCCAGCCGCCGTCGACGGGTACGGGCGGCCCGCAGGCGGGCGTGTCGGGCGGGGCAGGAATCGACGGCCAACTCATCACCCGACCGTAGGGCGGCTTCGTTTCGCCCCCGGCCGAACCGTCCGCCCCGCCACCCAACCCGCCG comes from Micromonospora viridifaciens and encodes:
- a CDS encoding DUF1203 domain-containing protein, translating into MTTGFAYLIQPMSGETLAGVRRGGLDASGQPPQRLTAEGGEPVRCCLRDATPGEPLLLFGYAPPLPAGPYREVGPVFAHDADCPGPNRPAGYPADWRGRPQVLRAYDRRGRIVGGRLHDGGDPERVIAELLADPAVDRLHSRNVVYGCFMFAVVRARA
- a CDS encoding isocitrate lyase/PEP mutase family protein — protein: MNERAAAFHALHRPGEPLLLPNAWDHASAAALAARGHPAIGTTSLGVAAAVGQPDGTGATRAENLDLARRLRDLPVLLTVDVEGGFSDDPAAVADYVAELAALGVVGVNLEDGRSDGSLAPPELAATKIAAVKAAVPGLFVNARTDTWWLGVPEPLDEALLRARAYREAGADGLFVPGAPDDTVGLLAAEAGRPLNVLHRPGGPGLAELGRQGVARVSTGSLLFRAALGAALEVADAVRTGGYTDLPTVPSYGWVQELTEQFGADRFR
- a CDS encoding cytochrome P450, whose protein sequence is MSWPSIPAPPDTPACGPPVPVDGGWVVTRHADVYAVLTDPRCVVPAAPGGPPGTLAWLRGAVSRFSDPERHPARRAIAVTALARVDPLELRAAAAECTERELDRAGGRVDVMTALARRVPLAVLAARLGLADPAAAGPAVAAVAAAYHPGADPAAVARADRAVGTLLAMSPPAPPEVVANRIGLLVQACDATAGLIGAAARHVLDVPSAASTGDLLAEVLRLDPPVRATRRVTTTALRLGDREIGPDAPLLLRFDVANRDPAEFPDPDRFRPGRPGGSLTFGAGPRGCPGERHALALAAGVVDVLRRRCRGTGAPAGYASHPTLRVPTSLEVTAR